In Synechococcus sp. CC9616, the following are encoded in one genomic region:
- a CDS encoding argininosuccinate synthase, translating to MGRAKKVVLAYSGGVDTSVCIPYLIQEWGVEEVITFAADLGQGDELEPIRQKALDAGASQSLVGDLVQPFIEEFAFPAIRANALYEGRYPLSTALARPLIARRLVEVAREMGADAVAHGCTGKGNDQVRFDVAIAALAPDLKVLTPAREWGMSREETIAYGERYGIPAPVSKKSPYSIDLNLLGRSIEAGPLEDPMVAPPEEVFAMTASVDQAPDRAEEIEIRFQAGDPVSINGEPLNPVSMIREANRLAGIHGIGRLDMIENRVVGIKSREIYETPGLLLLIQAHQDLESLTLAADVLRSKRQLEMQWADLVYQGLWFGPLKDALDGFMDRTQQHVNGIVRLRLHKGHATVIGRGSSESSLYVPSMASYGSDDQFDHRAAEGFIYVWGLPIRLWAANKRKSG from the coding sequence ATGGGCCGCGCCAAAAAAGTTGTGCTTGCCTATTCCGGCGGGGTCGATACCAGTGTCTGCATCCCCTATCTGATCCAGGAGTGGGGTGTGGAGGAGGTGATCACCTTCGCTGCAGATCTCGGTCAGGGCGATGAGTTGGAGCCGATTCGCCAGAAAGCTCTCGATGCAGGAGCGAGTCAATCGCTTGTTGGTGATTTGGTGCAGCCTTTTATTGAGGAATTCGCCTTTCCTGCGATCCGTGCGAATGCGTTGTATGAGGGCCGTTACCCCCTATCCACAGCCCTGGCGCGCCCTCTGATCGCCAGACGACTTGTTGAGGTTGCACGGGAGATGGGTGCAGATGCCGTTGCCCATGGCTGTACGGGCAAAGGCAACGACCAGGTGCGTTTTGACGTGGCGATCGCCGCGTTGGCACCGGATCTGAAGGTGTTAACACCGGCCCGGGAGTGGGGTATGAGTCGTGAGGAGACGATCGCCTATGGCGAGCGTTATGGAATCCCTGCTCCGGTGAGCAAGAAATCGCCTTACTCCATTGATCTCAACTTGCTGGGGCGCAGCATTGAGGCCGGTCCATTGGAAGATCCCATGGTGGCTCCTCCAGAGGAAGTGTTCGCCATGACGGCCTCTGTTGATCAAGCACCCGATCGCGCTGAGGAGATTGAAATCCGTTTTCAGGCCGGTGATCCGGTGTCAATCAATGGAGAGCCTCTCAATCCGGTCTCGATGATCCGTGAAGCCAACCGTCTGGCTGGGATTCATGGGATCGGGCGTCTCGACATGATCGAAAACCGCGTTGTTGGAATCAAATCCCGTGAGATTTACGAAACCCCTGGGTTGCTGCTGTTGATTCAGGCCCATCAGGACCTGGAGAGTCTGACCCTGGCAGCTGATGTGCTGCGCAGCAAACGCCAGTTGGAAATGCAATGGGCCGACCTGGTTTATCAGGGGCTTTGGTTTGGTCCGCTCAAAGATGCGCTGGATGGCTTCATGGATCGCACGCAGCAACACGTCAACGGCATTGTTCGGCTTCGTCTGCACAAGGGTCATGCGACCGTGATCGGCCGCGGCTCCTCAGAGAGCAGCCTCTATGTTCCGTCGATGGCCTCCTACGGCAGCGACGATCAGTTTGATCATCGTGCTGCAGAGGGATTTATCTACGTCTGGGGCCTGCCTATCCGTCTCTGGGCAGCCAACAAGCGCAAGTCAGGCTGA
- a CDS encoding alpha/beta fold hydrolase, with protein sequence MVRSRSYWAALFSSLSLTLLSAPVSALERLVLRMPILETSITINLGEVESAAQLIRSSPDLEDLQRASGGQLLSLLETIFLAPLPVETRLFLEGSSGQPLLEQALLAAASLVKLEGVDLPPDGRTLTDALIRAERKGQANVLGFLREMPGQEASVDLSQLATMANRLMTNMQEGAALAKAGPAVSTSSALQGKLRQGWIRSQLMLPVSHRPEPLRVLLLSPKGPANGRLVAISHGLWDDPESFEGWGEFLATAGYTVLMPDHPGSDFTQQKAMLAGDRPPPGPKELLLRPRDISALLDAVESGKLLSGQSLNTQSVAVVGHSWGATTSLQLAGGAPIERKLVSRCSDLSAPERNISWVLQCSWLSGIEQAAVSDSRVKAVVAVSPPLRLLFDPGSASRLSAKVLLVSGTRDWVVPSGPEAIAPMRTSGAVREGHRLVLVKGADHFSLRSFRDEKQPAIAAPMILAWVNEQLGVESPGPSGSLRFSSGGWGNQILPLIDISDAL encoded by the coding sequence ATGGTTCGTTCCCGCTCCTACTGGGCTGCTTTGTTCAGCAGTCTTTCTCTCACTCTCTTGAGCGCACCTGTGTCTGCGCTGGAGCGGCTGGTTTTGAGGATGCCGATTCTGGAAACCAGCATCACCATCAATCTGGGTGAGGTGGAGAGTGCGGCCCAGCTGATTCGCTCCAGCCCTGATCTTGAGGATCTGCAAAGGGCGAGTGGAGGCCAGCTTCTTTCGCTGCTTGAAACGATCTTTCTGGCGCCCCTTCCAGTGGAGACCCGCCTTTTTCTGGAAGGGTCATCCGGTCAACCCCTTCTTGAGCAGGCTCTGCTTGCAGCAGCCTCTCTCGTGAAGCTTGAGGGGGTGGATCTGCCTCCCGATGGCAGAACTCTCACGGATGCACTCATCCGTGCGGAGCGCAAGGGACAAGCCAACGTGCTCGGATTTCTGCGCGAGATGCCAGGACAGGAGGCCTCTGTTGATCTCTCTCAGCTGGCGACCATGGCGAACCGTCTCATGACGAACATGCAGGAAGGTGCGGCTCTGGCGAAAGCCGGCCCGGCCGTCTCAACGAGCTCCGCTCTTCAGGGCAAGCTTCGCCAAGGCTGGATTCGATCACAGCTGATGCTGCCGGTCTCCCATCGGCCAGAACCACTGCGGGTGCTGTTGCTCTCACCGAAAGGCCCCGCTAACGGTCGCCTCGTGGCCATTTCCCATGGTCTCTGGGATGACCCGGAATCATTTGAGGGCTGGGGTGAATTCCTGGCGACAGCGGGCTACACCGTCCTGATGCCGGATCATCCCGGCAGTGACTTCACGCAACAGAAGGCGATGCTGGCGGGTGATCGTCCACCCCCAGGTCCCAAGGAACTTCTTTTGCGGCCTCGCGATATCTCTGCATTGCTGGATGCTGTTGAGTCTGGAAAACTGCTTTCTGGGCAGTCCCTGAACACGCAATCCGTGGCGGTGGTCGGACATTCCTGGGGTGCCACCACCAGTCTTCAGCTGGCCGGCGGTGCCCCTATCGAGAGAAAGTTGGTCTCTCGCTGCAGTGATCTCTCAGCCCCTGAGCGGAACATCAGCTGGGTGTTGCAATGCAGCTGGTTGTCTGGAATTGAGCAGGCAGCTGTGTCTGATTCGCGGGTCAAAGCCGTGGTGGCAGTCAGCCCGCCGCTCCGTCTCCTGTTCGACCCCGGCAGTGCGTCACGTCTCAGTGCCAAGGTGCTGCTTGTCAGCGGTACCAGGGACTGGGTGGTTCCTTCAGGTCCCGAGGCGATTGCTCCGATGCGAACGTCAGGTGCCGTGCGTGAAGGTCACAGGCTGGTGCTGGTGAAGGGTGCGGATCACTTCAGCCTGCGCAGCTTCCGCGATGAGAAACAACCGGCCATCGCGGCCCCAATGATTTTGGCCTGGGTTAATGAGCAGTTGGGTGTTGAAAGCCCCGGTCCATCTGGCTCGTTGCGGTTCAGCTCTGGTGGCTGGGGAAACCAAATATTGCCTTTAATTGACATCAGTGATGCGCTCTGA
- the mraY gene encoding phospho-N-acetylmuramoyl-pentapeptide-transferase, translating into MSDSARLPSSSRPMPWWENGSLSAGLLILVVISSSFASDKWIPNAQLSLPLLIATLMASIAAAVGIPRLRALKMGQVIREEGPQGHRSKAGTPTMGGLLVVPVGTIIGSLVSVSGSAAQQLLAIAAVTLAYMVIGGFDDWQSLTKKTNTGLTPRGKLLLQALAAVIFLAVAAWQGWISDQVSLPFGITLPLGLMIWPLGLFVFLAESNATNLTDGLDGLASGCGALVFMGMAVQLMLRGHSGDPAIAGFCMAMAGAWLGFLMHNRNPARAFMGDTGSLAMGAALSAVALLSDSLWPLLLMGGVFLAESLSVIIQVWVFKATKGADGQGRRVFRMAPLHHHFELGGTSERTVVPCFWLATLGMVILGLVLRPIG; encoded by the coding sequence GTGAGCGATTCAGCCCGTCTCCCCTCATCGAGTCGGCCCATGCCGTGGTGGGAAAACGGATCCCTAAGTGCCGGACTGCTGATCCTGGTGGTGATTAGCAGCAGTTTTGCCTCTGACAAATGGATCCCCAATGCCCAGCTGAGCCTTCCTCTGCTGATCGCCACGTTGATGGCGTCCATTGCAGCAGCCGTAGGAATTCCGCGGCTGAGAGCTTTGAAAATGGGACAGGTCATTCGTGAGGAGGGACCACAAGGCCACCGCAGCAAAGCCGGAACTCCCACGATGGGGGGACTCCTCGTCGTCCCCGTCGGCACGATTATCGGCAGCCTTGTGAGTGTGAGCGGCAGCGCCGCTCAGCAGTTGCTGGCCATAGCAGCCGTCACCCTGGCTTACATGGTGATCGGCGGATTCGACGACTGGCAAAGTCTCACGAAAAAGACCAATACAGGCTTAACTCCACGCGGAAAACTGCTGCTGCAGGCCTTAGCAGCAGTGATCTTTCTGGCGGTGGCTGCTTGGCAGGGATGGATCAGTGATCAGGTATCCCTGCCCTTCGGGATCACACTGCCACTGGGCTTGATGATCTGGCCTCTGGGATTGTTCGTTTTTCTGGCCGAAAGCAACGCCACCAATCTCACCGACGGACTCGATGGTTTGGCCAGCGGCTGCGGGGCCCTCGTCTTCATGGGCATGGCGGTCCAACTCATGCTCCGCGGCCACTCCGGCGATCCAGCCATCGCCGGTTTCTGCATGGCCATGGCAGGCGCCTGGCTCGGTTTTCTGATGCACAACCGCAATCCCGCCCGTGCCTTTATGGGCGACACGGGTTCTTTGGCCATGGGAGCCGCCCTCAGTGCCGTTGCGCTCCTCTCGGACAGTCTCTGGCCTCTGTTGCTGATGGGTGGTGTGTTCCTGGCGGAATCGCTCTCAGTGATTATTCAAGTGTGGGTGTTCAAAGCCACTAAAGGTGCAGACGGACAAGGCCGCCGGGTTTTCAGGATGGCGCCGTTACATCACCACTTTGAACTGGGTGGCACCAGCGAGCGCACCGTGGTGCCATGCTTCTGGCTGGCCACACTCGGCATGGTGATTCTTGGCCTTGTGCTTCGACCAATCGGCTGA
- the recN gene encoding DNA repair protein RecN has translation MLTGLQLQNIALIDSLELEFEAGFTVLTGETGAGKSILLDALDAVLGGAQGAAGVRLIQSGCDRARIEACFNLTPAVRNWLTLAGFETDEEDLLLSREWRGQDSRYSSRCRLNGTAVNRQQLLDLRPLLIDLTVQGQTQQLSRPGQQRCWLDQLGGAALDKELIQARTAWSSWHEAFAELRRYQAEADHLIQQRQELQDFLDQLEHADLDDPGEQLMLEQEQDRLVYGVRLQEGLAALLSRIRDGQDQAPSLTDHLTASIQELQAMVQMDGSLAPVRDQVLDLEVAVETLLRALDQYGMTLESDPERLDRLQDRLSILKRLQRRHGLDLPALIERRDALRAQLSENGSACDLTTLSQRELDARLHRDASHQRLHQIRFQTARRMESSLMDLLRPMGLQHLRFEVRLSEAEPAEHGSDQVMFLFSANPGQPLAPLAEVASGGEMSRFLLALKTTLAAVDGSGTLLFDEIDTGVSGRISGAIGDLLHSMARHRQVFCVTHQPLVAAKAEHHFRVSKHVSDGMTQSRVSRLRDTQQRQQELAELAGGDQADAYAASLLDRKAA, from the coding sequence GTGCTCACCGGTCTGCAGCTGCAGAACATCGCTTTGATCGACAGTCTCGAACTTGAGTTCGAGGCTGGATTCACAGTGCTCACCGGAGAGACAGGAGCTGGAAAGTCGATTCTTCTCGATGCCCTCGATGCTGTTCTTGGGGGGGCGCAAGGTGCCGCTGGTGTTCGCCTGATTCAGAGCGGCTGTGATCGGGCCAGGATCGAAGCCTGTTTCAACCTGACGCCAGCTGTTCGGAACTGGTTAACGCTCGCTGGTTTCGAGACCGACGAAGAGGATCTCCTGCTCAGCCGCGAGTGGCGGGGTCAGGACAGCCGTTACTCCAGTCGTTGTCGTCTCAATGGCACTGCTGTGAATCGACAGCAGTTGTTGGATCTGCGTCCCCTTCTGATTGATCTCACGGTTCAGGGCCAGACGCAGCAGCTGTCCAGGCCCGGACAGCAGCGTTGCTGGCTCGATCAACTCGGTGGCGCAGCGCTCGACAAGGAGCTGATTCAGGCTCGAACAGCTTGGTCGTCCTGGCATGAGGCTTTTGCTGAACTTCGCCGATATCAGGCCGAGGCCGACCATCTGATTCAGCAGCGGCAGGAACTGCAGGACTTCTTGGATCAACTTGAACATGCTGACCTGGATGATCCTGGCGAGCAGCTGATGCTTGAGCAGGAGCAGGATCGTCTGGTCTACGGGGTGAGACTTCAGGAAGGTCTGGCTGCGCTGTTGTCCCGAATCCGTGATGGCCAGGATCAGGCGCCATCTCTGACGGACCATCTGACCGCTTCCATTCAGGAGCTTCAGGCCATGGTTCAGATGGATGGATCTCTGGCTCCCGTTCGGGATCAGGTTCTGGATCTGGAGGTCGCTGTTGAGACTTTGTTGCGTGCTCTTGATCAGTACGGCATGACCCTTGAAAGTGATCCCGAGCGTCTGGATCGGTTGCAGGATCGCCTCTCCATTCTCAAGCGGCTGCAGCGGCGTCACGGTCTGGATCTGCCCGCATTGATCGAACGGCGTGATGCCTTGCGTGCCCAGTTGTCTGAAAACGGCTCTGCATGCGATCTGACGACACTTAGTCAACGAGAACTTGATGCACGCTTGCACCGGGATGCCAGCCATCAACGGCTGCATCAGATTCGTTTTCAAACCGCTCGTCGGATGGAATCATCCCTGATGGATCTGTTGCGACCCATGGGCTTGCAGCATCTGCGTTTTGAGGTCCGGCTCTCTGAAGCAGAGCCTGCCGAGCATGGATCGGATCAGGTGATGTTTCTGTTTTCAGCCAATCCAGGGCAGCCTCTGGCCCCTCTTGCAGAGGTGGCATCCGGAGGTGAGATGTCCCGTTTTCTGCTGGCGCTGAAGACGACCCTTGCTGCTGTTGATGGATCCGGCACGCTTCTCTTTGATGAGATTGATACCGGCGTCAGTGGTCGGATCAGTGGCGCCATTGGTGATCTTCTGCATTCCATGGCTCGCCACCGGCAGGTGTTCTGCGTCACCCATCAACCGCTTGTGGCTGCCAAGGCTGAACATCATTTTCGAGTCAGCAAGCACGTTTCTGACGGCATGACCCAGTCACGAGTGTCCCGACTGCGGGACACTCAGCAACGACAGCAGGAGCTGGCAGAGCTGGCTGGTGGAGATCAGGCTGACGCGTATGCAGCCAGTCTTTTGGATCGAAAGGCGGCTTGA
- the purT gene encoding formate-dependent phosphoribosylglycinamide formyltransferase produces the protein MSLFPRTVMLLGSGELGKEVVIAAQRLGCRVIACDRYGGAPAMQVADLAEVLDMTDAQALLEVVRRHRPDVVIPEIEALAVSALAELEQEGITIIPTANATAVTMNRDQIRDLAAGDLALRTARFAYASSVEELIQAAEPLGWPVVVKPVMSSSGKGQSIVEGPEGLANAWSNAMDGARGISTRVIVEEFLQFNLEITLLTVRQHSGETLFCPPIGHEQERGDYQCSWQPAELSPRQLNQAQAMARTVTDHLGGVGLFGVEFFLCDEEVIFSELSPRPHDTGLVTLISQNLSEFELHLRAVLNLPIPKLRTADAAASRVILAEQALQSVSYAGVEDALAEPDTKVLLFGKPSARPGRRMGVALASAEQLTEARSKADRAAACIKVRSN, from the coding sequence ATGAGCCTCTTTCCCCGCACCGTGATGCTTCTGGGAAGCGGAGAACTAGGAAAAGAGGTTGTCATTGCAGCCCAACGACTGGGATGCAGGGTCATCGCCTGTGATCGCTATGGCGGTGCTCCAGCGATGCAAGTCGCCGATCTCGCAGAGGTTCTGGACATGACTGATGCCCAGGCTCTGCTGGAGGTCGTACGGCGTCACCGCCCCGATGTGGTGATCCCAGAAATTGAAGCCCTCGCCGTCAGCGCCCTGGCGGAATTGGAGCAGGAAGGCATCACGATCATTCCCACAGCCAACGCCACGGCTGTGACGATGAACCGTGATCAGATCCGAGATTTAGCCGCAGGAGACCTCGCTCTGCGAACCGCTCGCTTCGCCTATGCCAGCAGTGTCGAAGAACTGATCCAGGCAGCAGAACCACTGGGGTGGCCTGTGGTGGTGAAACCTGTGATGAGTTCTTCAGGTAAAGGGCAAAGCATCGTTGAGGGTCCGGAAGGACTGGCGAATGCTTGGTCCAACGCCATGGATGGTGCGCGTGGCATCTCAACGCGCGTGATCGTGGAGGAATTTTTGCAGTTCAACCTGGAGATCACCCTTCTCACCGTGCGTCAACACAGTGGCGAAACCCTTTTTTGCCCACCAATCGGACACGAACAAGAACGGGGCGACTATCAATGCAGCTGGCAACCAGCCGAGCTCAGCCCCCGGCAACTCAATCAGGCGCAGGCAATGGCCCGCACCGTGACAGACCATCTCGGTGGGGTTGGTCTGTTCGGCGTTGAGTTTTTCCTCTGCGATGAAGAGGTGATTTTCTCCGAACTTTCACCACGTCCTCACGACACGGGTCTGGTGACGCTGATCAGCCAAAACCTGAGTGAATTCGAGCTCCATCTACGTGCGGTTCTCAATCTGCCAATTCCAAAACTGCGAACAGCGGACGCTGCGGCAAGCCGGGTGATTCTCGCTGAACAGGCTTTGCAATCCGTGAGCTACGCGGGCGTGGAGGATGCCCTTGCAGAACCAGACACCAAGGTGCTCCTCTTCGGCAAACCGAGTGCCCGACCAGGCCGACGCATGGGTGTGGCGCTGGCCAGCGCTGAACAGTTGACTGAGGCCCGCTCAAAAGCAGACCGTGCAGCTGCCTGCATCAAGGTGCGATCGAACTGA
- the uvrA gene encoding excinuclease ABC subunit UvrA, which yields MGRVAANRADRPVPIHDISSDSDDVIRVRGARQHNLKDVDVTIPRNRMVVFTGVSGSGKSSLAFDTIFAEGQRRYVESLSAYARQFLGQVDKPDVDAIEGLSPAISIDQKSTSHNPRSTVGTVTEIQDYLRLLFGRAGEPHCPKCDRSIRPQSIDEMVDQILLLPEGTRYQLLAPVVRGKKGTHSKLISGLAAEGFARVRINGDVRELADNIELDKNHIHNIEVVVDRLVSREGIQERLTDSLRTALKRGDGLALVEVVPKTGEELPEGIDRERLYSENFACPEHGAVMEELSPRLFSFNSPYGACPACHGIGHLRRFTKERVIPDPTQPVYAAVAPWSDKDNSYYFSLLYSVGEAFGFEIKTPWNELTDEQRDVLLNGSREPILIQADSRYRKGKGGYTRPFEGILPILERQLRDASGEAIRQKLEKYLELVPCESCNGQRLRPEALAVRVGPYRITELTSVSVSETLERIERLMGVGAFENEDPLLNPRQIQIGDLVLREIRLRLRFLLDVGLDYLSLDRPAMTLSGGEAQRIRLATQIGAGLTGVLYVLDEPSIGLHQRDNDRLLSTLMRLRDLGNTLVVVEHDEDTIRAADHLVDIGPGAGVHGGHIVAEGSVDDLLSSEASLTGAYLSGRRSIPTPAERRNTTTRKLQLIDCNRNNLRNLTVEFPLGRLVAVTGVSGSGKSTLVNELLHPALENGLGLKVPFPHGLGELRGIKSIDKVIVIDQSPIGRTPRSNPATYTGAFDPIRQVFAATVEAKARGYQVGQFSFNVKGGRCESCRGQGVNVIEMNFLPDVYVQCDVCKGARFNRETLQVTYKGFTIADVLQMTVEQAADVFSAIPQAADRLRTLVDVGLGYVRLGQPAPTLSGGEAQRVKLATELSRRATGKTLYLIDEPTTGLSFYDVHKLMEVMQRLVDKGNSIICIEHNLDVIRCSDWIIDLGPEGGDKGGEVLVTGTPEEVAQHPTSHTGRYLSRVLEQHPPEIPSIAA from the coding sequence ATGGGGCGAGTCGCTGCCAATCGCGCTGATCGTCCGGTTCCGATCCATGACATCAGCAGTGATTCAGACGATGTGATCCGGGTTCGAGGGGCGCGTCAGCACAACCTCAAGGACGTCGACGTCACCATTCCCCGCAACAGGATGGTGGTGTTCACAGGGGTCAGCGGCAGCGGTAAGAGCTCTCTGGCTTTCGACACGATCTTTGCCGAGGGGCAACGGCGTTATGTCGAAAGTTTGTCGGCCTATGCCCGCCAGTTCCTCGGCCAGGTGGACAAGCCAGATGTTGATGCGATTGAAGGTCTCTCTCCGGCGATTTCGATCGATCAGAAATCCACGAGCCACAACCCCCGATCCACGGTTGGGACAGTCACCGAAATCCAGGACTACCTTCGCCTTCTGTTCGGACGTGCGGGAGAACCTCACTGTCCCAAATGTGATCGCTCGATCCGGCCGCAGAGCATCGACGAAATGGTCGATCAGATCCTCTTGCTTCCCGAAGGAACGCGTTATCAGCTTCTGGCACCAGTGGTGCGTGGCAAGAAGGGAACCCACAGCAAGTTGATCAGTGGTCTGGCGGCCGAGGGTTTCGCTCGGGTGCGGATCAACGGCGATGTGCGTGAACTGGCGGACAACATCGAACTAGACAAGAACCACATTCACAACATCGAGGTGGTTGTGGATCGATTGGTTTCTCGAGAGGGGATCCAGGAACGACTGACTGATTCGCTTCGAACCGCTCTGAAGCGCGGGGATGGTCTGGCGCTTGTGGAGGTTGTTCCCAAAACAGGCGAAGAGCTGCCCGAGGGGATTGATCGCGAACGGCTGTATTCCGAAAACTTCGCGTGCCCGGAACATGGCGCTGTGATGGAGGAGCTGTCTCCTCGCCTGTTTTCGTTCAACAGCCCCTATGGCGCTTGTCCGGCCTGCCATGGAATCGGTCATCTACGTCGATTCACCAAGGAACGGGTCATCCCCGATCCCACGCAGCCCGTCTATGCAGCCGTGGCTCCCTGGAGTGACAAGGACAACAGCTATTACTTCTCCCTCCTCTATTCCGTGGGGGAGGCTTTCGGCTTCGAAATCAAAACCCCCTGGAATGAGCTCACCGATGAGCAGAGGGATGTTCTGCTGAATGGCAGCCGCGAGCCGATTCTGATTCAGGCGGACAGTCGCTATCGAAAAGGCAAGGGCGGATACACCCGTCCATTTGAGGGGATCCTGCCGATTCTTGAACGCCAGCTCAGGGATGCGAGCGGTGAGGCGATTCGCCAAAAACTTGAGAAGTATCTCGAGCTGGTTCCTTGTGAATCCTGCAACGGTCAGCGTCTGCGACCGGAGGCGTTGGCTGTGCGTGTGGGTCCGTATCGGATCACTGAACTGACATCTGTCAGCGTTTCCGAGACCCTCGAGCGGATCGAACGCCTCATGGGGGTAGGAGCGTTTGAGAATGAGGATCCTCTGCTCAACCCTCGACAGATCCAGATCGGGGATCTTGTGCTGCGGGAAATTCGATTGCGGCTTCGTTTTCTTCTGGACGTCGGGCTGGATTACCTCAGTCTTGACCGTCCGGCGATGACGCTGTCCGGAGGTGAAGCGCAGCGGATCCGCCTGGCGACTCAGATTGGTGCTGGTCTGACGGGTGTTCTTTACGTTCTCGATGAACCCAGCATCGGCTTACACCAGCGCGATAACGATCGCCTGTTGAGCACCCTGATGCGCCTGAGAGATCTGGGCAACACGCTTGTGGTCGTCGAGCACGACGAAGACACGATTCGTGCTGCGGATCACCTTGTGGACATCGGTCCAGGTGCCGGTGTTCACGGAGGTCACATCGTCGCGGAAGGGTCTGTGGATGATCTTCTGTCCAGTGAAGCCTCACTCACCGGTGCCTATCTCAGTGGTCGCCGTTCGATTCCAACCCCAGCGGAACGGCGCAACACCACCACGCGCAAACTGCAGCTGATCGATTGCAATCGCAACAACCTTCGCAACCTCACCGTTGAATTTCCTTTAGGCCGCCTGGTGGCGGTGACCGGTGTCAGCGGTAGTGGCAAGAGCACGCTTGTGAATGAGCTGCTGCATCCCGCTCTTGAAAATGGCCTTGGACTGAAAGTTCCCTTTCCCCATGGTCTTGGCGAGCTTCGGGGCATCAAGTCCATCGACAAGGTGATCGTGATCGACCAGAGCCCGATCGGTCGCACGCCTCGATCCAACCCGGCCACTTACACCGGAGCCTTTGATCCGATCCGTCAGGTGTTTGCGGCCACCGTGGAAGCCAAGGCCCGTGGATATCAGGTCGGCCAGTTCAGCTTCAACGTCAAAGGTGGGCGCTGCGAATCCTGTCGCGGTCAGGGGGTGAATGTGATCGAGATGAATTTTCTTCCCGATGTCTACGTCCAGTGCGACGTCTGCAAGGGCGCCCGTTTCAATCGGGAGACCTTGCAGGTCACTTACAAGGGTTTCACCATCGCTGATGTTCTGCAGATGACGGTGGAACAGGCAGCAGATGTGTTTTCTGCGATTCCACAGGCTGCTGACCGTTTGCGAACCCTTGTGGATGTGGGACTGGGATATGTCCGCTTGGGTCAGCCCGCGCCGACCTTGTCAGGTGGTGAAGCCCAGAGAGTGAAGCTGGCGACGGAGCTTTCACGGCGAGCCACCGGTAAGACGCTTTATCTGATCGACGAGCCCACAACAGGTTTGAGTTTTTACGACGTGCACAAGCTGATGGAGGTGATGCAGCGGTTGGTCGATAAGGGAAATTCCATCATTTGCATTGAGCACAATCTGGATGTGATCCGTTGTTCCGACTGGATCATTGATCTCGGTCCTGAAGGGGGTGATAAGGGCGGCGAGGTTCTGGTCACTGGCACGCCTGAAGAGGTCGCCCAGCATCCGACTAGTCATACGGGCCGCTATCTCAGCCGCGTGTTGGAGCAGCATCCGCCAGAGATTCCTTCAATCGCCGCCTGA
- a CDS encoding DUF3134 domain-containing protein, which yields MSALDSINPSLTRYGRRDPAPVLPLREEPDLLSWLEASGRLVADEESGSPEVSTVEEEELSALMGEKEEYNNADEQNEEQWED from the coding sequence ATGAGCGCTCTCGACAGCATCAACCCTTCTCTCACCCGCTACGGGCGCAGGGATCCGGCGCCGGTGCTTCCGCTGCGAGAGGAGCCCGATCTGCTCAGCTGGCTGGAAGCCAGCGGACGGCTTGTGGCTGATGAAGAATCAGGATCGCCGGAAGTGAGCACCGTTGAAGAGGAGGAACTCTCCGCTCTGATGGGTGAAAAAGAGGAATACAACAACGCAGACGAGCAGAACGAGGAGCAATGGGAAGACTGA
- the rpsF gene encoding 30S ribosomal protein S6: protein MTQDPYYETMYILRPDIPEEEVESHVTKYRDILVETGAEVLDNQMRGKRRLAYPINKHKEGIYVQLSHNGDGQHVGVLEKAMRLSEDVIRYLTVKQEGPLPAPRVVPGSEPAQQTQEAAAAPAG, encoded by the coding sequence ATGACGCAAGATCCCTACTACGAGACCATGTACATCCTTCGGCCGGATATTCCGGAGGAGGAAGTCGAAAGTCACGTCACCAAATACCGCGACATCCTCGTTGAGACGGGTGCCGAGGTGCTGGACAACCAGATGCGCGGCAAACGGCGCCTGGCCTATCCAATCAACAAGCACAAGGAAGGGATCTACGTCCAGCTCAGCCACAATGGCGATGGACAGCACGTCGGCGTTCTTGAAAAAGCGATGCGGCTCAGTGAGGACGTGATTCGCTATCTCACCGTCAAACAGGAAGGTCCACTGCCCGCTCCCAGGGTGGTTCCAGGCAGTGAGCCTGCGCAGCAGACACAGGAAGCGGCAGCAGCCCCAGCGGGCTAA